Proteins from a single region of Aureibacter tunicatorum:
- the ftsA gene encoding cell division protein FtsA, giving the protein METDKIVVGLDIGTTKICAVVGRKNEYGKLEVLGMGKAVSDGVVRGVVSNIDRTVAGIEQSIREAERQSGINIRVVNVGIAGQHIKSSIHHGSITRDSTFDEISVEDVRRLTNDMYKTVIPPGSEIIHVMPQDYMVDYEEGIKDPVGMRGAKLEADFHVITAQANAIFNVNKCIKRAGLDIESLILEPLASSLAVLSTEEKQAGVCLVDIGGGTTDIAIFHENIIRHTAVIPFGGNIITDDIKQGCMVMDNQAEQLKVKFGKAIAEEANPNEIVSIPGIRQRPPKEISVMNLAHIIEARMEEIIELVHAEIITSGYDKKLAGGIVITGGGSQLANCRQLFEYMTGMDARIGHPNEHLGKSKVEEVKSPMYATSVGLVLSGFRGLDDRENRYFEKEAKAAEKKSVDTQSGYNYQERKTGDYTKSDIQKEKSWWKSFLNKTRDFIIDDIDDDNKY; this is encoded by the coding sequence ATGGAAACAGATAAGATTGTAGTCGGATTGGATATTGGTACCACAAAAATCTGTGCTGTTGTTGGTCGCAAGAATGAATATGGCAAATTGGAAGTTTTGGGAATGGGCAAAGCCGTTTCCGATGGCGTGGTTCGTGGAGTTGTAAGCAATATTGATAGAACTGTTGCGGGCATAGAGCAATCCATTAGAGAGGCTGAGAGGCAATCAGGAATCAATATTCGTGTTGTTAACGTTGGAATTGCTGGACAACATATAAAAAGTTCCATTCATCACGGGTCGATCACCAGAGATTCAACATTTGATGAAATATCTGTTGAGGATGTGAGGAGGCTTACCAATGACATGTACAAGACTGTGATTCCTCCTGGCAGTGAAATTATTCATGTGATGCCTCAAGATTACATGGTTGACTATGAAGAAGGCATAAAGGATCCTGTGGGCATGAGGGGAGCCAAGTTGGAGGCGGACTTTCATGTGATCACGGCTCAAGCCAATGCTATTTTCAATGTCAATAAATGCATCAAGAGAGCCGGATTGGATATTGAAAGCTTGATATTAGAACCTTTGGCATCAAGTTTAGCTGTATTAAGCACTGAGGAAAAGCAAGCTGGAGTTTGTTTGGTGGATATTGGTGGCGGCACAACTGATATCGCTATTTTTCATGAAAATATAATTAGGCATACAGCTGTTATTCCATTTGGAGGGAATATTATAACTGATGATATAAAGCAAGGCTGCATGGTGATGGATAACCAAGCAGAGCAGCTTAAGGTGAAGTTTGGCAAGGCGATAGCGGAAGAGGCAAATCCAAATGAGATTGTTTCGATTCCTGGTATTCGTCAAAGACCGCCAAAAGAAATTTCTGTAATGAACTTGGCGCATATTATCGAAGCCAGAATGGAAGAGATTATAGAGCTGGTCCATGCGGAGATAATCACTAGCGGATATGACAAAAAGTTGGCTGGTGGTATAGTGATTACTGGCGGAGGTTCGCAGTTGGCGAATTGTCGTCAATTATTTGAATATATGACTGGTATGGATGCCAGAATTGGCCATCCAAATGAGCACCTTGGCAAAAGCAAGGTAGAAGAAGTGAAAAGTCCTATGTATGCGACATCTGTAGGATTGGTTCTTTCAGGATTTAGAGGACTAGATGATCGAGAGAATAGATACTTCGAAAAAGAAGCGAAAGCTGCTGAGAAAAAATCTGTGGACACTCAATCAGGTTATAATTACCAAGAGCGAAAAACAGGAGATTATACCAAGTCTGATATTCAAAAAGAAAAGAGTTGGTGGAAATCGTTTTTGAACAAAACAAGGGATTTTATTATCGACGATATTGACGACGATAATAAATATTAG
- a CDS encoding DUF1338 domain-containing protein produces the protein MAKETVNTLPGLLDKMWNDYISINPQVLDIYNVFVERGEKVINDHIALRTYDLAEVCADQLAKPFIASGYVEKGQYHFEEKKLNAKHYEHPDENYPRIFISELITSEFSSETQAIIKKLVEQVDEKNERFDFTSMGRPWKVTSEEYNKLLEESEYAAWVAAHGYKPNHFTVFVNHLETIPNLVELNEVIRENGFLLNERGGAIKGSPSVYLEQSSTMAGKVEMKFDDEITLKVPACYYEFAQRYPLENGRLFSGFVAKSADKIFESTNINK, from the coding sequence ATGGCAAAAGAAACTGTAAACACACTACCAGGTTTATTAGACAAAATGTGGAACGATTACATATCAATCAATCCACAAGTATTAGACATCTACAATGTATTTGTAGAAAGAGGCGAAAAAGTAATCAATGATCACATCGCCTTAAGAACATATGATTTAGCCGAAGTATGCGCCGATCAGCTGGCAAAACCATTTATAGCAAGTGGTTATGTTGAAAAAGGGCAATACCACTTTGAAGAAAAAAAACTCAATGCCAAGCACTATGAGCATCCGGATGAAAACTATCCGAGAATCTTTATCAGCGAGCTAATCACCAGTGAATTCTCTAGCGAAACTCAAGCTATCATTAAAAAACTTGTTGAGCAAGTTGATGAAAAAAACGAGAGATTTGACTTCACATCCATGGGAAGACCTTGGAAAGTTACCAGCGAAGAATATAACAAGCTTCTTGAAGAAAGCGAGTACGCCGCTTGGGTAGCTGCTCATGGATACAAACCAAATCACTTCACAGTGTTTGTAAATCATTTGGAAACTATTCCTAACTTGGTTGAATTAAATGAAGTTATTAGGGAAAATGGTTTCTTGCTCAATGAGAGAGGCGGAGCGATCAAAGGCTCTCCTTCTGTTTATTTAGAGCAATCATCGACTATGGCAGGCAAAGTTGAAATGAAATTTGATGATGAAATAACATTAAAAGTTCCAGCTTGCTATTATGAATTCGCTCAAAGATATCCATTAGAGAATGGAAGACTATTCAGCGGATTTGTTGCTAAATCAGCTGACAAAATCTTTGAAAGCACAAACATCAATAAATAA
- the gldG gene encoding gliding motility-associated ABC transporter substrate-binding protein GldG, with the protein MVKFHTKKVEDLLKLGIAIMILCLLNILGQKFYDRIDLTEENRFSVSPATKSLLSNLQEDVYIEIYLDGDIPSGFKRLQNSILENLKIFNEYAGNKIKYKFIDPSSINQSAKARNAYYQSIANKGIQPTNVFSNDNGNKVEKLIFPGALISYNGEETSVNFLKGNKSTSPEEQLNQSVENVEYELAKAILNISQKERNKIVYLTGNGEAIGKEATGLIDIIKENYELEITNLKNKEIPSDAKAIVLAKPSEKFSDEEIYKIDQYIAHGGNALMLIDPIKINIDSVRNGQAIVFPYDLGLDNLLIKFGIRLNNNLVQDLNSGVYPIVTGMRGNVPQIQMLPWPFYPIANKYAKHPITRNLDAVFSQFASSIDTLKTKGSSRIPLISSSQTSKTIIAPLDISLNTLRKNATPQSFNEGSQALAYLVEGKINSLYKNRFLPEFADKTTFKAESEKSKIIITADANIGLNQINGKTGEPYELGYDPFLKNTFANADFIQNSLAYLTESNGVISSRNKEVKIRPLDKTKIHSEKAFWQTLNLVLPLILLGIFGTAKYLIRKQKYSK; encoded by the coding sequence ATGGTAAAATTTCACACAAAAAAAGTCGAGGACTTATTAAAGCTGGGAATAGCTATAATGATATTATGCCTGCTGAATATACTTGGCCAAAAATTTTATGATAGAATAGACCTGACAGAAGAAAATCGATTCTCAGTGTCTCCAGCAACAAAATCATTGTTGTCAAACCTTCAAGAAGATGTATATATTGAAATCTATCTTGATGGAGACATACCTTCAGGCTTTAAAAGGCTACAGAATAGTATTCTAGAAAACCTAAAAATATTCAACGAATACGCTGGCAACAAAATCAAATACAAATTTATAGATCCCTCAAGCATCAATCAAAGCGCAAAAGCTAGAAATGCCTACTATCAATCAATCGCCAATAAAGGAATACAACCAACAAATGTATTCTCTAATGATAATGGCAACAAAGTTGAAAAATTAATTTTCCCAGGCGCTTTAATCAGTTACAATGGTGAAGAAACCAGTGTGAACTTTTTAAAAGGAAATAAGTCCACATCTCCTGAGGAACAATTAAACCAATCGGTTGAAAATGTAGAATACGAGCTCGCCAAAGCGATATTAAATATCAGCCAAAAAGAGCGAAATAAAATCGTATATCTCACTGGCAATGGAGAAGCAATAGGCAAAGAAGCTACCGGCTTAATCGATATCATCAAGGAAAACTATGAATTGGAAATTACAAACCTTAAGAATAAAGAAATTCCTTCCGATGCGAAAGCAATAGTGCTTGCAAAGCCCTCTGAAAAATTCTCTGATGAGGAAATATATAAAATCGACCAATACATTGCTCACGGAGGAAATGCATTAATGCTTATTGATCCTATTAAAATCAATATTGATAGTGTAAGAAATGGACAAGCGATTGTATTCCCATATGACCTTGGGCTGGACAATCTTTTGATCAAATTTGGAATCAGGCTTAACAACAACCTTGTCCAAGACTTAAACTCAGGCGTATACCCAATTGTAACGGGCATGAGAGGCAATGTACCGCAAATACAAATGTTGCCATGGCCTTTTTACCCAATTGCCAACAAATACGCCAAACACCCTATTACTCGCAATCTGGATGCGGTATTTAGCCAATTCGCGAGCTCTATCGACACATTAAAGACAAAAGGCTCTTCAAGAATCCCATTAATTTCGTCATCTCAAACTTCCAAGACGATCATAGCACCATTAGACATAAGCCTTAATACTTTAAGAAAAAATGCGACACCGCAATCTTTCAATGAGGGCAGTCAAGCACTTGCCTACCTTGTAGAAGGAAAAATTAATTCACTTTATAAAAATCGATTCCTGCCTGAATTTGCAGACAAAACCACATTCAAAGCCGAATCGGAAAAGTCAAAGATCATCATAACCGCTGACGCGAATATTGGTCTGAATCAAATCAATGGCAAAACAGGAGAACCTTACGAATTAGGCTATGATCCTTTCCTAAAGAACACATTTGCCAATGCAGACTTTATTCAAAACTCGCTTGCTTACCTAACCGAATCTAATGGAGTTATCTCTTCGCGTAATAAAGAGGTAAAAATAAGACCTCTTGATAAAACCAAAATTCACTCGGAAAAGGCATTCTGGCAAACATTGAATCTAGTTTTACCTCTAATTCTACTGGGCATATTCGGGACTGCAAAATATTTGATTCGCAAACAAAAATACTCTAAATAG
- a CDS encoding cell division protein FtsQ/DivIB has product MIKVKIRKKIKYYLVGLLVVVLAIFAQKKQSQRKIARIEVNIDNQYKNYFINQGDVRNIVTKNGKKKIIGEFFDKINLRELEILLEANKFVKKAQVFSDLEGSLFVYIIQNRPVARLVRENAPDAYLSEEGEILPLSDTYTARVPLVSGRYVEEFLKEEKFQQEKIEPMLEIVDFVRKDPFWSVQIAQMEISDHQSITLYPQLGNQRIVFGKAEDIQEKFRKLKIFYKEILPKKGWNYYKTVDLRYFKQILCE; this is encoded by the coding sequence GTGATCAAGGTTAAGATTAGAAAGAAAATAAAATACTATCTTGTAGGCCTTTTAGTGGTTGTCTTGGCGATTTTTGCTCAAAAAAAACAATCGCAAAGGAAGATAGCAAGAATTGAGGTTAACATAGATAACCAGTATAAAAATTATTTTATAAACCAAGGAGATGTAAGGAATATTGTTACAAAAAATGGTAAAAAGAAAATAATAGGCGAATTTTTTGATAAAATTAACTTGAGAGAATTGGAGATTTTGCTTGAAGCTAATAAGTTTGTCAAAAAAGCTCAAGTTTTTTCCGATTTAGAAGGAAGTTTATTCGTGTATATTATACAAAACAGGCCTGTTGCCAGGCTTGTTAGGGAGAATGCTCCGGACGCTTATTTGAGTGAGGAAGGAGAAATACTCCCATTGTCGGATACTTATACTGCTAGAGTGCCTTTGGTTAGCGGAAGGTATGTTGAAGAATTCTTAAAAGAGGAAAAGTTTCAACAGGAGAAAATTGAGCCGATGTTGGAAATTGTTGACTTTGTAAGAAAGGATCCTTTTTGGAGCGTTCAAATTGCTCAAATGGAAATTAGTGACCATCAGTCGATCACTTTGTATCCGCAGTTGGGAAATCAGCGAATTGTATTTGGCAAGGCAGAGGATATACAAGAGAAGTTTAGGAAATTGAAAATCTTTTATAAAGAGATTTTACCCAAAAAGGGGTGGAATTATTATAAAACTGTTGATTTAAGATATTTTAAGCAGATTTTATGTGAATAA